One Gaiella occulta genomic region harbors:
- a CDS encoding UDP-N-acetylglucosamine--N-acetylmuramyl-(pentapeptide) pyrophosphoryl-undecaprenol N-acetylglucosamine transferase, producing MIASSQLAVVIAAGGTAGHVRPALAVAEALRARGVSVTFAGSPDRVESRLVPEAGFELDTFAISGLPRTPSPALVRALWRAAAAPLACTRILRRRRPDVVLGGGGYVAGPMVLAARLQGIPAALTEADAHLGLANRLAAPFARRVFLAYEVEGRSGPKYAVVGRPIPQAHLGATRAQGRARFGVPDGASVVAVFGALAGARSLNEMAVEAWADAGPFVLHVSGERDFPALRARVRRDGYVLMAQSGHFGELLAAADIAVSRAGGTVWELAAAGVPSILVPYPHATADHQTLNAAHFERGGGAVAVPDSEIARVPAIVDELLADPTRRARMAEAMRAMARPDAADRIADEVIALARR from the coding sequence ATGATCGCGTCGTCGCAACTCGCAGTAGTGATCGCGGCCGGCGGGACAGCCGGACACGTCCGGCCCGCGCTCGCAGTGGCGGAAGCGCTGCGCGCGCGCGGCGTGAGCGTGACGTTCGCCGGCAGTCCCGACCGCGTCGAGTCGCGGCTGGTTCCTGAGGCGGGCTTCGAGCTCGACACGTTCGCGATCTCGGGCCTCCCCCGCACGCCCTCGCCCGCGCTCGTGCGGGCGCTGTGGCGCGCGGCCGCGGCGCCGCTCGCCTGCACGCGGATCCTGCGGCGCCGCAGGCCCGACGTCGTGCTCGGGGGCGGCGGCTACGTGGCGGGACCGATGGTGCTCGCCGCGCGCCTGCAGGGGATCCCCGCGGCGCTCACCGAGGCCGACGCGCACCTCGGGCTCGCCAACCGCCTGGCGGCGCCGTTCGCACGGCGCGTGTTCCTCGCCTACGAGGTGGAGGGGCGGAGCGGACCGAAGTACGCCGTCGTGGGAAGGCCGATCCCGCAGGCACACCTCGGCGCCACGCGCGCGCAGGGGCGGGCCCGCTTCGGCGTCCCCGACGGCGCGAGCGTCGTCGCCGTGTTCGGCGCGCTCGCCGGCGCCCGCTCCCTCAACGAGATGGCGGTGGAGGCCTGGGCGGACGCCGGCCCGTTCGTGCTGCACGTCTCCGGCGAGCGCGACTTCCCCGCGCTGCGGGCCCGCGTGCGCCGCGACGGGTACGTGCTGATGGCGCAGAGCGGCCATTTCGGCGAGCTGCTCGCGGCGGCCGACATCGCCGTCTCGCGGGCCGGCGGCACGGTCTGGGAGCTCGCGGCGGCGGGCGTGCCGTCGATCCTCGTGCCGTACCCGCACGCCACCGCCGACCACCAGACGCTCAACGCTGCTCACTTCGAGCGCGGCGGCGGCGCCGTCGCCGTCCCCGACTCCGAGATCGCGCGAGTGCCCGCGATCGTCGACGAGCTGCTCGCCGACCCCACGCGACGCGCGCGCATGGCCGAGGCGATGCGCGCGATGGCGCGACCGGATGCCGCCGACCGGATCGCGGATGAGGTGATCGCACTTGCCCGGCGATGA